The Panicum hallii strain FIL2 chromosome 9, PHallii_v3.1, whole genome shotgun sequence genome has a window encoding:
- the LOC112877445 gene encoding probable methyltransferase PMT21, producing the protein MKYSKEDKPERAGGAGAGSRAVPVALLVILLCAFSFYLGGVYSTGRSLLDSIQPAPTLLTLGTTAAQQSSALAQPAPSTTTAVAAVSFPECPADFQDYTPCTDPRRWRRYGNYRLSFMERHCPPPPERQQCLVPPPKGYKPPIRWPKSKDQCWYRNVPYDWINSQKSNQHWLAKDGDRFRFPGGGTMFPNGVGAYVDAMRGLIPGMRDGTVRTALDTGCGVASWGGDLLGRGILTVSLAPRDNHEAQVQFALERGIPAILGIISTQRLPFPSAAFDMAHCSRCLIPWTEFGGLYLLEIHRVLRPGGFWVLSGPPINYENRWHGWNTTVQAQKADFDRLKKMLAAMCFKLYNIKGDIAVWQKSPDATACYDKLTPITTPAKCDDSVDPDAAWYAPMRPCVTAPSARYKKLGLNATPKWPQRLTVAPERINVVPGSSAGAFKQDDAKWKLRAKHYKTLLPALGTDKIRNVMDMNTVYGGFAASIIKDPVWVMNVVSSYGPNSLGVVYDRGLIGVNHDWCEAFSTYPRTYDLLHLDGLFTAESHRCEMKFVLLEMDRILRPTGYAIIRESTYFLDSVAAIAKGMRWSCERRNPENKTDKDKILICQKKLWAGKQ; encoded by the exons ATGAAGTACAGCAAGGAGGACAAGCCCGagagggcgggcggcgccggcgcggggagCAGGGCGGTGCCGGTGGCGCTCCTCGTCATCCTGCTCTGCGCCTTCTCCTTCTACCTCGGCGGCGTCTACAGCACGGGCCGCAGCCTCCTGGATTCCATCCAGCCGGCGCCGACTCTCCTCACCCTcggcaccaccgccgcccagcAATCCTCCGCCCTGGCCCAGCCAGCGCCGTCCACCACCACCGCGGTGGCCGCGGTGTCGTTCCCCGAGTGCCCCGCCGACTTCCAGGACTACACCCCCTGCACCGACCCCAGGCGCTGGCGGCGGTACGGCAACTACCGCCTCAGCTTTATGGAGCGccactgcccgccgccgccggagcgccAGCAGTGCCTCGTCCCGCCGCCCAAGGGGTACAAGCCGCCCATCCGCTGGCCCAAGAGCAAGGACCAGTGCTGGTACCGCAACGTCCCCTACGACTGGATCAACAGCCAGAAGTCCAACCAGCACTGGCTCGCCAAGGACGGCGACCGCTTCCGCTTCCCCGGCGGCGGCACCATGTTCCCCAACGGCGTCGGCGCCTACGTCGACGCCATGCGGGGGCTCATCCCGGGGATGCGCGACGGCACCGTCCGCACCGCGCTCGACACCGGCTGCGGCGTCGCCAGCTGGGGCGGCGACCTCCTCGGCCGCGGCATCCTGACCGTCTCCCTCGCGCCCAGGGACAACCACGAGGCGCAGGTGCAGTTCGCGCTCGAGCGCGGCATCCCGGCCATCCTCGGCATCATCTCCACGCAGCGCCTGCCCTTCCCGTCGGCGGCCTTCGACATGGCGCACTGCTCGCGCTGCCTCATCCCCTGGACCGAGTTCGGCGGACTCTACCTCCTCGAGATCCACCGCGTCCTCCGCCCCGGCGGCTTCTGGGTGCTCTCCGGCCCGCCCATCAACTACGAGAACCGCTGGCACGGATGGAACACCACCGTGCAGGCGCAGAAGGCCGACTTCGACCGCCTCAAGAAGATGCTCGCCGCCATGTgcttcaagctctacaacatcaAGGGCGACATCGCCGTCTGGCAGAAGTCGCCCGACGCCACCGCCTGCTACGACAAGCTCACGCCCATCACCACGCCGGCCAAGTGCGACGACAGCGTCGACCCGGACGCCGCATGGTACGCGCCCATGCGGCCCTGCGTCACCGCCCCCAGCGCAAGGTACAAGAAGCTGGGGCTCAACGCCACGCCCAAGTGGCCGCAGCGGCTCACCGTCGCGCCGGAGCGCATCAACGTCGTCCCCGGCAGCAGCGCCGGCGCCTTCAAGCAGGACGACGCCAAGTGGAAACTCAGGGCCAAGCACTACAAGACGCTGCTGCCAGCGCTCGGTACCGACAAGATCAGGAACGTCATGGACATGAACACGGTCTATGGAGGATTCGCGGCCAGCATCATCAAGGACCCCGTCTGGGTcatgaacgtcgtctcctcctaCGGGCCCAACTCCCTCGGCGTCGTCTACGACAGAGGCCTCATCGGCGTCAACCACGACTG GTGTGAGGCATTCTCGACATACCCACGCACCTATGATCTTTTGCATCTTGATGGCCTGTTCACTGCAGAGTCTCACAG GTGCGAGATGAAGTTTGTACTTCTTGAGATGGACCGCATCCTTCGCCCCACGGGTTATGCGATAATCAGGGAGAGCACCTACTTCCTGGATTCTGTAGCAGCCATTGCCAAAGGAATGAGATGGAGCTGTGAGAGGCGTAACCCTGAAAACAAGACTGACAAGGACAAGATCCTAATCTGCCAGAAGAAGCTTTGGGCAGGAAAGCAGTGA